A single Camarhynchus parvulus chromosome 5, STF_HiC, whole genome shotgun sequence DNA region contains:
- the ADM gene encoding ADM has translation MKLVHVALLYLGSVTFLGVDAARVDVATEFKRKWTKWALSRAKRDVKPAGLLRGLGAAADVLPLIRTQDVKEDSRVSPPSNREDAHIRVKRYRQSINRFPHFQTKACRFGTCTVHWLVDELHRAAVNDRNDAAPPNKISPQGYGRRRRSLPEPRSPARSPSSGRRPRTRRAQPLAAFLGV, from the exons ATGAAACTAGTTCACGTAGCCCTGCTCTATCTCGGCTCTGTGACCTTCCTCGGGGTGGATGCTGCACGGGTGGACGTAGCGACAGAGTTCAAAAGAAA ATGGACGAAATGGGCACTAAGCCGAGCCAAGCGGGACGTGAAGCCTGCGGGCTTGCTCcgagggctgggggcagccgCCGACGTGCTGCCTCTCATACGCACCCAGGACGTGAAAGAGGATTCCCGAGTCTCACCTCCCAG CAACCGGGAGGATGCTCACATCCGCGTCAAGCGCTACCGCCAGAGCATTAACAGATTCCCCCACTTCCAAACAAAGGCGTGCCGCTTCGGAACGTGCACGGTGCATTGGCTGGTCGACGAGCTCCACAGGGCGGCCGTCAACGATAGGAACGATGCCGCCCCCCCAAACAAGATCAGCCCCCAGGGCTACGGCCGCCGGCGGCGTTCCCTGCCCGAGCCCCGCAGCCCAGCGCGCTCCCCCAGCTCCGGGCGGCGCCCACGGACGCGCCGGGCGCAGCCCCTCGCCGCCTTCCTCGGAGTCTGA